The Alteripontixanthobacter sp. genome has a window encoding:
- a CDS encoding aspartate aminotransferase family protein — protein sequence MSITPLMPVYPRCGVRPVSGDHCHLIDEDGTRYLDFASGIAVNLLGHSHKGLIGAIQRQAEQLMHVSNLYGSPQGEHLAQRLVNLTFADTVFFTNSGAEAVEAAIKTARAYHQHEDGDANRTDLITFTMAFHGRTMATISASNQSKMHQGFKPLLEGFQYCEFDDLEAVKALIGPKTAGFLIEPIQGEGGIRPASQEFMQGLRALADEHDLMLVLDEVQCGVARTGKFYAHEHYGIEPDILASAKGIGGGFPFGACLATEKAARGMGFGTHGSTYGGNPLAMAAGEAVLDAVGNDEFLAEVTEKGERIRSRLEQFIGNYPDLFELVRGTGLMLGIKMKVESRPFFVHLRENHQLLTVAAGDNTLRVLPPLVVGDAEIDEFFDKLSAGAASYIVPGPA from the coding sequence TCGCGGTCAACCTGCTTGGCCACAGCCACAAGGGGCTGATCGGCGCGATCCAGCGGCAGGCCGAGCAGTTGATGCACGTGTCCAACCTGTATGGCAGCCCCCAGGGCGAACATCTGGCGCAGCGGCTGGTGAACCTGACCTTTGCAGATACGGTGTTCTTCACCAATTCGGGCGCCGAGGCGGTTGAGGCCGCGATCAAGACTGCGCGCGCCTATCACCAGCACGAGGATGGCGATGCGAATCGCACCGATCTGATAACCTTCACGATGGCATTTCATGGCCGCACGATGGCCACGATCAGTGCCTCGAATCAGTCGAAGATGCACCAGGGGTTCAAGCCGCTCCTCGAAGGTTTCCAATATTGCGAGTTCGACGATCTGGAAGCGGTCAAGGCGCTGATCGGACCGAAAACCGCCGGTTTCCTGATAGAGCCGATCCAGGGCGAAGGCGGCATTCGCCCCGCCAGCCAGGAATTCATGCAGGGGCTGCGCGCGCTCGCGGACGAGCACGATCTGATGCTGGTGCTGGACGAGGTGCAATGCGGCGTCGCGCGCACCGGGAAGTTCTACGCCCACGAACATTACGGGATCGAGCCCGATATTCTCGCCAGTGCCAAGGGGATCGGCGGCGGCTTTCCGTTCGGCGCTTGCCTGGCAACTGAAAAGGCCGCGCGCGGCATGGGATTCGGCACGCATGGTTCGACCTATGGCGGCAATCCGCTGGCGATGGCCGCGGGCGAGGCCGTGCTGGACGCGGTCGGTAATGACGAATTCCTCGCCGAAGTCACCGAGAAGGGCGAACGGATCCGCTCGCGGCTGGAACAGTTTATCGGCAATTACCCCGACCTGTTCGAACTGGTGCGCGGCACGGGATTGATGCTGGGCATCAAGATGAAGGTGGAAAGCCGCCCCTTTTTCGTCCATTTGCGCGAAAATCACCAGCTGCTCACCGTGGCGGCGGGCGACAACACGTTGCGCGTGCTGCCCCCGCTGGTGGTCGGCGATGCGGAAATCGACGAGTTTTTCGACAAGCTGTCTGCCGGCGCGGCGAGCTACATCGTGCCCGGTCCCGCATGA
- the argF gene encoding ornithine carbamoyltransferase, protein MTDLRHFIDLSDAGADGLAAILDEAYARKQARAGWPKGKVDTDRPLDGRVLAMIFEKSSTRTRVSFDMAMRQLGGSALILDSGTTQLGRGESIADTARVLSRMVDAIMIRTDDHAKAQELARHASVPVINGLTDRSHPCQIAADLQTILEQGKTLPGLELGWFGDGNNVLHSVLEAAGLFKFNVRVATPTGFEPDAEFVEMARSGGARITLTDNAATAAAGADVLVTDTWVSMGQENVASKLAAMEPFRVDEALMAVAGPEAIFLHCLPAHVGDEVSEAVFEGPQSRVFDEAENRIHAQKAILRWCFGQIG, encoded by the coding sequence ATGACCGATTTGCGGCATTTCATCGACCTATCCGATGCGGGTGCGGATGGGCTCGCGGCGATCCTCGACGAGGCCTATGCGCGCAAGCAGGCCCGCGCCGGTTGGCCCAAGGGCAAGGTCGATACCGATCGGCCGCTTGACGGCCGGGTGCTCGCGATGATCTTCGAAAAAAGCTCGACCCGCACGCGGGTCAGCTTCGACATGGCGATGCGCCAGCTCGGCGGGAGTGCGCTGATCCTCGATTCGGGAACTACGCAATTGGGCCGCGGCGAAAGCATTGCCGATACGGCGCGCGTGCTCAGCCGGATGGTGGATGCGATCATGATCCGCACGGACGACCATGCAAAGGCGCAGGAGTTGGCGCGCCATGCCAGCGTGCCGGTGATCAACGGGCTGACCGACCGCTCGCATCCATGCCAGATCGCTGCGGATCTGCAGACGATCCTCGAGCAGGGCAAGACGCTCCCCGGGCTGGAGCTTGGCTGGTTTGGCGATGGGAACAACGTCCTGCACTCGGTTCTGGAGGCAGCGGGCCTGTTCAAGTTCAACGTGCGTGTAGCCACGCCCACGGGGTTCGAGCCGGACGCCGAATTCGTCGAGATGGCACGCTCCGGCGGCGCACGGATCACGCTCACCGACAATGCGGCCACGGCTGCGGCCGGGGCCGATGTGCTGGTAACCGATACCTGGGTTTCGATGGGGCAGGAAAACGTCGCTAGCAAACTAGCCGCGATGGAACCATTCCGGGTCGACGAGGCGCTGATGGCGGTGGCCGGGCCGGAGGCGATATTCCTTCATTGCCTGCCCGCACATGTCGGCGACGAGGTGAGCGAGGCGGTATTCGAAGGGCCCCAGTCACGCGTGTTCGACGAAGCGGAAAACCGTATCCATGCGCAAAAGGCCATTCTGCGCTGGTGTTTCGGCCAGATCGGCTGA
- a CDS encoding Hsp33 family molecular chaperone HslO, with amino-acid sequence MTETTQTRESGETAETYADNVLSFTLPARNARGRVVRLDRLVDEILAAHDYPPAITHLLAEALVLAALLGSLQKADGAQMTMQAQTRGGIVKLLVCDYREGELRGYVDFDQNRLADLGANPPLAALFGEGYLAITFDRAEKGGRYQGIVPLEGETLAAACQSYFMQSEQVPTLIRVAVASGDGGCQAGGLLVQHLAEGEEGRERLHTKIDHPEWEHVAVLAGSTSHDELLDSELSLEAIVWRLFHEENEVRVQQPVGLIRGCRCTLSHYEDVIARFAPAERDEMRKEAGAIVVDCAFCSREFTLAA; translated from the coding sequence ATGACCGAGACTACCCAAACCCGCGAGTCTGGCGAAACTGCCGAGACCTACGCCGATAATGTCCTCAGCTTCACCCTGCCCGCACGCAATGCACGCGGCCGGGTGGTGCGGCTGGACCGGTTGGTGGACGAGATCCTGGCGGCGCATGATTACCCGCCCGCCATCACGCATTTGCTGGCCGAAGCACTGGTGCTGGCTGCGCTTCTGGGCAGTTTGCAGAAAGCGGATGGCGCGCAGATGACGATGCAGGCGCAGACCCGGGGTGGCATCGTCAAGCTGCTGGTCTGCGATTACCGCGAGGGAGAGCTGCGCGGCTATGTCGATTTCGACCAAAATCGCTTGGCGGACCTAGGCGCGAACCCGCCGCTCGCCGCCTTGTTCGGGGAAGGTTATCTCGCAATTACCTTCGACCGTGCTGAAAAGGGTGGCCGTTATCAAGGGATCGTGCCGCTCGAGGGCGAAACCCTGGCGGCGGCATGCCAATCCTATTTCATGCAATCGGAGCAAGTGCCGACGCTTATCAGAGTGGCTGTGGCGAGCGGGGATGGAGGATGCCAAGCCGGCGGCCTGCTGGTCCAACACTTGGCCGAAGGCGAAGAAGGCCGTGAGCGGCTGCACACCAAGATCGACCACCCTGAATGGGAACATGTCGCGGTGCTGGCGGGATCAACCAGCCATGACGAGTTGCTGGACAGCGAATTGTCGCTGGAAGCCATCGTATGGCGGCTGTTTCACGAGGAGAATGAGGTCAGGGTTCAGCAGCCAGTCGGCCTGATCAGGGGGTGCCGCTGCACGCTTTCGCATTATGAGGATGTGATTGCCCGCTTCGCGCCTGCCGAACGTGATGAAATGCGCAAGGAAGCGGGTGCCATCGTGGTCGATTGTGCGTTCTGCTCACGCGAATTCACGCTCGCAGCGTGA
- the queC gene encoding 7-cyano-7-deazaguanine synthase QueC, with amino-acid sequence MAPSATTDQKPAVVLLSGGLDSMVTAALAREQGFALQALTIDYNQRHRRELTAANLIAEKLGAARHVILPLDLSRFGGSALTDDIAVPKGGVGDDIPVTYVPARNLVFLALTAAFAEASGSSDIFIGVNALDYSGYPDCRPEFIASFAETARLGTKAGIEGAPFTIHAPLQMLGKADIAKETMRLGLDPSWSWSCYDPDPSGIACGLCDSCRLRRQGFEDANIQDATLYAA; translated from the coding sequence ATGGCACCAAGCGCGACTACAGACCAGAAGCCGGCGGTCGTGCTGCTTTCGGGCGGTCTCGATTCGATGGTGACTGCCGCCTTGGCGCGCGAACAGGGGTTTGCGCTGCAAGCGCTGACGATCGATTACAACCAGCGGCATCGCCGGGAGCTGACCGCTGCCAACCTCATCGCGGAAAAGCTGGGGGCGGCGCGTCACGTGATCCTGCCGCTCGATCTCTCACGATTCGGCGGATCGGCGCTGACCGACGATATTGCCGTGCCCAAAGGCGGCGTCGGTGACGATATTCCGGTGACGTATGTGCCCGCGCGCAACCTGGTGTTCCTGGCCTTAACCGCCGCTTTTGCCGAGGCCAGCGGATCGAGCGACATTTTCATCGGGGTGAACGCGCTCGATTATTCCGGCTATCCCGATTGCCGCCCCGAGTTCATCGCGAGTTTCGCAGAAACGGCCCGGCTCGGTACCAAGGCGGGTATCGAGGGGGCGCCGTTCACGATCCATGCACCATTGCAGATGCTTGGTAAGGCAGATATTGCGAAGGAAACCATGCGTTTAGGGCTGGATCCATCGTGGAGCTGGTCTTGCTATGACCCCGATCCATCGGGAATAGCTTGCGGCCTGTGCGACAGTTGCCGCTTGCGTCGGCAGGGTTTCGAGGATGCGAATATACAAGATGCCACGCTTTACGCGGCGTAG
- a CDS encoding MFS transporter, which yields MTQTNSEPQAGANSTPAIPDPNAPVPRYSWYALSVLVVIYILNFIDRQILSILANDIKADLGVDDAYLGFLYGTAFAIFYALFGIPLGKLADSWNRVRLMTVGLTVWSAMTAFSGFAQNAATLTVARIGVGVGEATASPSAYSLISDWFPQRLRATALAIYSSGLYIGGGISLAIGGLVVENWNETFPDGGPLGLAGWQAAFIAVGVPGLLLAIWVATLREPVRGAIDGIPTPEEPHPFRGFVQELYTVIPPFTFVGAAKRGPVALAINVTVLLAAIGVAFGLTNLLDSGEGVLVSAITDQWLFLAVGYYAVFCWASALRKRDYPTFALTWGSPAFLCTVLGYGTVAFMAYSASYWGAPYAERTFEISKADLGFWLGGGGAAGGFLGVILGGRMADSLFTRFKSGRIWVILFGLLSPVPFAIVQYTTESIVLFMILNVVVGALAASALGAAAASSQALVLPRMRGLATATFFLGTTLVGLALGPYTAGYVSARNDADLGIGVLSTLWIVPVGLVFLIAAIRLVPRAMDTLIERARAAGESIA from the coding sequence GTGACCCAGACCAATTCTGAGCCGCAAGCAGGCGCGAATTCGACGCCGGCGATACCCGATCCGAATGCACCCGTGCCGCGCTACAGCTGGTATGCGCTGAGCGTTCTGGTCGTCATCTACATATTGAACTTCATCGACCGCCAGATCCTGTCGATCTTGGCTAACGATATCAAGGCCGATCTGGGCGTCGATGATGCCTATCTCGGATTCCTTTACGGGACCGCTTTTGCAATCTTCTACGCCTTGTTCGGCATTCCGCTCGGCAAGCTGGCGGATAGCTGGAACCGTGTGCGGCTCATGACGGTGGGCCTTACTGTATGGTCGGCGATGACGGCGTTTTCCGGCTTTGCGCAAAATGCCGCGACCTTGACGGTGGCCCGGATCGGAGTCGGCGTGGGCGAGGCGACCGCCAGCCCTTCAGCCTATTCGCTGATTTCGGACTGGTTCCCTCAGCGGCTGCGCGCCACGGCGCTCGCGATCTATTCTTCGGGCCTGTACATCGGCGGCGGGATATCGCTCGCCATTGGCGGATTGGTGGTCGAGAATTGGAACGAGACATTTCCAGACGGCGGACCGCTCGGTTTGGCCGGTTGGCAGGCGGCATTCATTGCAGTGGGCGTGCCTGGCTTGCTGCTGGCGATCTGGGTTGCCACATTGCGAGAGCCGGTACGCGGGGCAATAGACGGTATCCCCACGCCGGAAGAGCCGCATCCGTTTCGCGGTTTCGTACAGGAACTCTACACTGTAATCCCGCCATTTACCTTCGTTGGCGCGGCGAAGCGTGGACCCGTTGCCTTGGCGATTAATGTGACGGTTTTGCTTGCAGCGATTGGAGTCGCTTTCGGGCTGACGAACCTGCTCGATTCCGGTGAGGGCGTGCTTGTTTCCGCCATTACCGATCAGTGGTTGTTCTTGGCCGTCGGCTATTACGCAGTGTTCTGCTGGGCCAGCGCCTTGCGCAAGCGCGACTATCCAACTTTCGCGCTGACCTGGGGGTCGCCGGCCTTCTTGTGCACGGTTCTGGGATACGGGACCGTGGCCTTCATGGCCTATAGTGCATCCTATTGGGGCGCACCCTATGCAGAGCGGACCTTCGAGATTTCCAAGGCCGATCTGGGTTTCTGGCTGGGTGGCGGCGGCGCGGCGGGCGGCTTCCTTGGCGTCATTCTCGGGGGGCGGATGGCCGATTCGCTGTTTACCCGGTTCAAGTCCGGCCGAATTTGGGTGATCCTGTTCGGGCTGCTCTCGCCAGTGCCCTTCGCGATCGTCCAATACACTACCGAGAGTATCGTGCTGTTCATGATCTTGAACGTCGTGGTTGGTGCACTTGCGGCATCGGCGCTGGGCGCGGCCGCTGCGTCCAGCCAAGCTCTGGTCTTGCCGCGGATGCGCGGGCTTGCGACGGCCACCTTTTTCCTCGGGACCACTTTGGTGGGACTGGCCTTGGGCCCTTACACTGCGGGGTATGTGTCAGCACGGAATGATGCCGATTTGGGGATCGGTGTTCTCTCGACCCTGTGGATCGTGCCGGTCGGTCTCGTATTCCTGATCGCGGCGATCCGGCTGGTGCCACGCGCAATGGATACGCTCATCGAAAGAGCCCGCGCTGCCGGGGAATCGATCGCCTAG
- a CDS encoding superoxide dismutase family protein, protein MKVGILGGIGLLASISTASCTSVADLPTERLATARLNLANGIPAGTVQVLGSGDSLTLAVAVTGLSQGPHGFHLHTSGACTAPDFKSAGGHLNPLGKSHGTLDPAGPHLGDLPNLVAGSNGTASATIDLEENNRDQVMDWLFDADGTAVVIHAGPDDYRTDPAGAAGSRVACGVLKRT, encoded by the coding sequence ATGAAGGTCGGAATTTTGGGCGGGATTGGATTGCTCGCAAGCATCTCTACGGCAAGCTGCACGAGCGTGGCCGATCTTCCGACCGAGCGCCTGGCTACGGCCCGGCTAAACTTGGCCAACGGTATTCCTGCGGGAACTGTGCAGGTCTTGGGATCTGGCGATAGTCTGACCCTGGCCGTAGCGGTTACCGGCCTCTCTCAAGGGCCACACGGATTTCATCTGCATACAAGCGGAGCTTGCACCGCCCCGGACTTCAAGTCTGCCGGTGGTCATCTCAACCCTCTCGGAAAGAGCCACGGCACACTCGACCCGGCAGGCCCGCATTTGGGCGATCTGCCCAATCTGGTTGCGGGCAGCAACGGGACGGCTTCGGCTACGATCGACCTGGAGGAGAATAATCGCGATCAGGTGATGGATTGGTTGTTCGATGCCGACGGCACGGCGGTGGTCATCCATGCAGGCCCGGACGACTACCGCACCGATCCAGCAGGTGCAGCGGGTTCGCGCGTGGCGTGCGGTGTTCTCAAACGAACGTAA
- a CDS encoding OmpA family protein: MRKLVIGMAMASTALASPAIARDGQWYVELDGGVMIAEDNTFDIQDANGDNIDTFELDSDYGYDFGGLVGYDFGAFRLEAEASYREWELDTLRAGATGVPAGTNGVTSNLGQIPANGDPNSLSFFLNGLFDFGPDDGLQGFVGAGIGVARTDYDVLVNTTTPRSLDDSDTGLAYQVLAGVRAPLTETIDVGLKYRMFTHDDVQLIDAAGRDIEDKVRTHSILGTLTFNFGGPPPPPPVVVAPPVAPPPPPVVQAPPPPPAPAPCNRGPYIVFFNWDQSDITPEAATILDNARSAYAQCGTAAVMLAGHTDTSGSMAYNEGLAERRNSSVREYLTARGIPDMRISSQAFGETQLRVPTADGVRELQNRRVEITYGPGSGM; encoded by the coding sequence ATGCGGAAACTCGTCATAGGAATGGCGATGGCCTCCACGGCCCTGGCTTCGCCAGCAATCGCTCGTGATGGTCAATGGTATGTCGAACTCGACGGCGGTGTAATGATCGCGGAAGATAATACTTTCGACATCCAGGACGCCAACGGCGACAATATCGACACATTCGAACTGGATTCGGACTACGGTTACGACTTCGGCGGCCTCGTTGGTTACGACTTCGGTGCGTTCCGCCTGGAAGCGGAAGCTAGCTACCGCGAGTGGGAACTGGATACGCTGCGTGCTGGCGCTACTGGCGTTCCGGCCGGCACCAATGGAGTTACATCCAATCTGGGCCAGATCCCGGCAAATGGTGATCCGAACTCGCTCAGCTTTTTCCTGAACGGCCTGTTCGATTTCGGTCCGGATGATGGCCTGCAGGGCTTCGTCGGTGCTGGTATCGGTGTCGCTCGGACGGATTACGACGTGTTGGTGAACACCACCACGCCGCGCTCGCTGGACGATTCGGATACGGGCCTGGCTTACCAGGTTCTGGCTGGTGTTCGCGCTCCGCTGACCGAAACGATCGATGTCGGCCTTAAGTATCGCATGTTTACGCATGACGATGTGCAGCTGATCGACGCCGCTGGCCGCGATATCGAAGACAAGGTGCGTACGCACTCGATCCTCGGTACGCTGACCTTCAACTTCGGTGGTCCGCCGCCGCCGCCGCCGGTTGTCGTGGCTCCGCCGGTAGCACCTCCGCCGCCGCCAGTGGTTCAGGCTCCTCCGCCGCCGCCGGCTCCCGCGCCGTGCAATCGTGGGCCGTACATCGTGTTCTTCAACTGGGATCAGTCGGATATCACACCGGAAGCTGCGACCATCCTCGACAATGCTCGCTCGGCTTACGCTCAGTGCGGTACTGCTGCGGTCATGCTGGCAGGTCACACCGATACTTCGGGCTCGATGGCTTACAACGAAGGCTTGGCCGAACGTCGTAACTCTTCGGTTCGTGAATATCTCACGGCCCGGGGAATTCCCGATATGCGGATTTCCAGCCAAGCATTCGGCGAAACGCAACTGCGCGTCCCGACCGCCGATGGTGTTCGCGAATTGCAGAACCGCCGGGTGGAAATCACCTACGGTCCGGGTTCGGGCATGTAA
- a CDS encoding DUF2793 domain-containing protein gives MSLPITFTSSSPRFGLPLLFAGQTQKEFYVNQAHALSDALLHPAVEGERASAPAAPQDGQAWLVSANATGDWAGQDLALASRQAGVWVFTAAQEGMRVFNRSSRQFLHFAAGSWQSAQPPELPTAGTTVDNEARETLGLLIETLRKAGIFPTV, from the coding sequence ATGTCCCTGCCGATCACCTTTACATCCTCCTCCCCCCGCTTCGGACTTCCCCTCTTGTTCGCCGGTCAGACGCAAAAGGAGTTTTACGTCAATCAGGCGCACGCCCTGTCCGACGCGCTCCTTCATCCGGCGGTCGAAGGGGAGCGGGCAAGCGCGCCCGCAGCTCCGCAAGATGGTCAGGCTTGGTTGGTTTCAGCAAACGCTACGGGTGATTGGGCGGGACAAGATCTTGCCTTGGCCAGTCGTCAAGCCGGCGTGTGGGTCTTTACCGCGGCGCAGGAGGGAATGCGGGTTTTCAATCGATCCTCGCGCCAGTTTTTGCATTTTGCCGCTGGCAGCTGGCAATCGGCCCAACCACCCGAACTGCCGACAGCCGGCACCACGGTAGACAACGAAGCTCGCGAGACACTCGGACTTTTGATCGAAACCCTCAGGAAAGCGGGGATTTTTCCGACCGTTTGA
- a CDS encoding phage tail protein, translated as MATLILSTVGSAIGGPIGSAIGAFAGSQIDNAIFGNGSAEGPRLKELAITTSSYGQPLSRHHGRVRAPGTIIWATDLAESRESSGGKGKPKTTTFSYSTSFAVALASRPIGDLRQIWADGNLLRGEAGDLKVGGTLRIHSGRRDQMPDPLIAGSEGATCPAFRGCAYVVFEDLQLAEFGNRIPALTFEVVADDGSIELAQMVTPLIGDSQSDLAFPELTGFSFDGGPLSASLATIDQVYPLAIDAGGDRLTLSDARQHAGDPVTLPPAASAWEEGDFGGPSGRNRQRDADEQDRPQGLRYYDTSRDYQPGLQRAEGRHPPGRSRILEFPGSLDAGSARGLVSAAAQRASWRRERLSWRLAELDPALGPGTIVRVPGVPGHWRIASWEWRTRGVELELDRLPPIGAAQLSADAGQALPPLDDLSRETFLEAFELPWDGIGASDTRAIFAAASAGGPGWNGASIFTDIGGELQPLTTTGRVRSTLGKLANALPPSPSMLFDPGASISVDVAAPDTGFSSTTMIGLARGANRLLIGSEVLQFAVATQTNTLRWRLSGLLRGRGGTEYFAQSGHPIGERAVLLDNTLIPLDPLEVPAMADSTLAAIGNSDREPVFATIADPGATLRPLAPVHPFACALNDGSLDLRWTRRARGAWDWPDEVDAPLVEQSEAYLVGLGAVESPARSWQVSQPSLHLGADEMSELRAAHSGQSLWVRQVGSHAKSRALLLTTIV; from the coding sequence ATGGCAACTCTCATTTTGTCCACGGTAGGATCCGCGATCGGCGGACCGATCGGCAGCGCCATCGGCGCCTTTGCCGGTAGCCAGATCGACAATGCCATTTTCGGCAATGGAAGCGCCGAAGGCCCCCGGCTGAAAGAGCTGGCCATCACCACGTCCAGCTATGGCCAGCCGCTGTCGCGGCATCATGGCCGTGTCCGCGCGCCGGGGACTATCATTTGGGCGACCGATTTAGCCGAAAGCCGCGAAAGCAGCGGCGGCAAGGGCAAGCCGAAGACCACCACCTTCTCCTATTCCACCAGCTTCGCGGTTGCGCTTGCCAGCCGACCCATCGGCGATCTGCGCCAGATCTGGGCCGATGGCAATCTGCTGCGCGGTGAAGCTGGGGACCTGAAGGTTGGCGGGACGCTGCGCATCCATTCCGGCCGCCGGGATCAAATGCCCGATCCGCTGATCGCTGGAAGTGAAGGGGCTACTTGCCCCGCCTTTCGCGGTTGCGCCTATGTCGTTTTCGAAGATTTGCAATTGGCCGAGTTCGGCAACCGTATTCCCGCTCTTACATTCGAAGTGGTCGCCGACGATGGTTCCATCGAACTCGCCCAGATGGTGACCCCGTTGATCGGGGACAGCCAAAGTGATCTCGCTTTCCCCGAACTCACCGGTTTCAGCTTCGATGGCGGGCCGCTTTCCGCGTCGCTCGCGACTATCGATCAGGTCTATCCGTTGGCTATCGATGCGGGTGGGGATCGCCTGACCCTTTCGGATGCCAGACAGCATGCCGGTGATCCGGTTACGTTGCCTCCCGCCGCTTCGGCTTGGGAAGAAGGGGATTTTGGCGGGCCAAGCGGGCGCAATCGCCAACGCGACGCCGACGAGCAGGATCGCCCTCAGGGGCTGCGCTATTACGATACCAGCCGGGATTACCAGCCCGGCCTGCAACGCGCCGAAGGTCGGCATCCGCCCGGCCGCAGCCGAATACTCGAATTTCCCGGATCTCTCGACGCCGGTTCGGCGCGCGGGTTGGTAAGCGCAGCGGCCCAGCGCGCTTCCTGGAGGCGCGAGCGTCTTTCGTGGAGGCTCGCCGAACTCGACCCGGCACTTGGCCCGGGCACGATAGTCAGGGTGCCCGGCGTTCCCGGCCATTGGCGGATTGCCAGCTGGGAATGGCGTACGCGCGGAGTGGAGCTCGAACTCGACCGCTTGCCCCCCATCGGGGCCGCGCAGCTATCTGCCGACGCAGGGCAAGCGCTACCGCCGCTGGACGACCTGTCCCGCGAAACCTTTCTCGAGGCGTTCGAATTGCCCTGGGACGGAATCGGGGCAAGCGATACGCGGGCAATATTTGCAGCGGCGAGCGCGGGCGGCCCGGGCTGGAATGGCGCATCGATCTTCACCGACATCGGCGGCGAGTTGCAACCGCTGACGACCACCGGACGGGTTCGCAGCACGCTCGGCAAACTGGCGAACGCCCTGCCACCCTCACCATCCATGCTGTTCGATCCTGGCGCATCCATCAGCGTAGATGTGGCAGCGCCCGACACAGGCTTTTCCTCGACCACGATGATCGGCCTTGCAAGAGGCGCCAACCGCTTGCTCATTGGCAGCGAAGTTCTGCAATTCGCCGTTGCGACGCAGACCAACACGCTGCGCTGGCGGCTCTCCGGCTTGCTGCGCGGGCGCGGCGGTACAGAGTATTTTGCGCAATCAGGCCATCCCATCGGCGAAAGGGCAGTGCTGCTCGACAACACCCTGATCCCGCTCGACCCGCTGGAAGTTCCGGCGATGGCGGATAGCACTCTTGCTGCTATCGGGAATAGTGACAGGGAACCGGTATTCGCCACGATTGCCGATCCGGGCGCTACCTTGCGGCCGCTAGCCCCGGTGCATCCATTTGCTTGCGCTTTGAATGACGGCAGCCTCGATCTGCGATGGACAAGGCGCGCGCGCGGTGCATGGGACTGGCCCGACGAGGTTGACGCGCCATTGGTCGAGCAATCCGAAGCGTATTTGGTCGGCCTCGGAGCGGTCGAGAGCCCCGCGAGATCATGGCAAGTCAGCCAGCCTTCGCTGCATCTCGGTGCGGACGAAATGAGCGAGCTTCGTGCCGCTCACTCTGGCCAATCCTTATGGGTCCGGCAGGTTGGCAGTCACGCCAAATCTCGCGCTCTGCTGCTGACAACCATCGTCTGA
- a CDS encoding peptidoglycan endopeptidase, which yields MSAPGLAIAREAESLIGTPFRLHGRDPRFGLDCIGLVAQALKQAGHRVSAPCGYAIRTTDVGHYLGFAPASGLRSSTGPRQPGDIVMVRPGPAQFHLLVAGPQGGFIHAHAGLRKVVAAWLDPSWPIVRQWRHQSSF from the coding sequence ATGAGCGCCCCGGGCCTGGCAATCGCCAGAGAGGCCGAAAGCCTGATCGGAACACCTTTCCGGCTCCACGGACGCGATCCGCGTTTCGGCCTGGATTGCATTGGCCTAGTGGCGCAGGCTTTGAAACAGGCCGGCCATCGCGTCAGCGCACCCTGCGGTTACGCGATACGTACGACCGATGTTGGCCATTATCTGGGGTTTGCTCCGGCATCAGGCCTGCGTAGCTCAACGGGGCCTCGGCAACCTGGTGATATCGTGATGGTCCGCCCTGGTCCCGCACAATTCCATCTACTTGTTGCCGGACCGCAAGGCGGCTTCATCCACGCCCATGCCGGGCTGCGCAAAGTCGTCGCAGCCTGGCTGGACCCCAGCTGGCCGATTGTTCGGCAGTGGCGGCACCAATCATCGTTTTGA